The genomic DNA CAATTAGATAAATCGAGGTCAAAAATACATTGTCTCAAAAATACAGTCAAAAATATACATTTGATTATTATTTTATCGAATATTTATTTATAGAGATTTTACTGTGTATTGCAAAATAATTATTTCACAATTTTTTAATATACCCTTTGTCCCGTTGAATTTTGTACAATATTGAGTAGAGTACTTGATacacattttaaaactattttaaaatatagtttcataaattattttaattttttccatatatataaaaatttaatgttcaaattttaaatataaaaatatactttaTATATTAAAATGCGAGTATAAGATTTAGGGGTAACAATTTTGTTTCGGGATTGCATATCATTTGTACAAAGCGTGCCTTTTTATTTGATAATTGCCCTTGTCGAGGAGTATAttatctatctatactattatattagaGACGAAATATTGAAAATTTGATTGTTCGTCATTTTATCACTCAATTCAGAGCATCGAATTATAAATTGATAAAACCTGttagatataattttaaaatttattaccGGAGAGGTATAACGTTCGACTCCCACCAGTAACATATTACATTTATTATTTatgatatatataataaaaacAATCATTAATCATAGAAAAAATAGTCCAAAATACCTCATTCTTAGGATTAACTAATCAAAATGTCTAAAAACACATAGTTCCGTCCAAAATATTCACGAAACACACGTTAAAACATGTCTATTCAGTTTTTGATGAAAAAAGGAATACATCCTACACAACTTGCTCGGAGGCACATCCTAACAGGGATAAGAGAGGTAActgataaattttaaaaaaaaattatctattttaatatatattcATAAAATGTATATTTTCGTACCGATCCATTTGGTCTTTATTTTTATAATAACAAATTTCAAACCAACGgcaaatttataataaatatggGAAAAAATATTAAGTGATGCACTTTTTCAGAGTTTTTCTGACATCAATAATCTATTTTTAATTCAATCTTGATGCGGGGCCTGTCACGATCTACTGAGTTATTCTCGTCGAAATTTAAGACGTATTATAAATCTCAATTATTTTCTTACCAAATTGTTCCATCAACTCTATTGAAAGAGAGAGAGATATCACAAAAAAAATATATGTCGATGAAGGGTTGATGCAGTGGTCGAGCTCTTGTCTCACTTGCAGGATATCAATAGTTCGACTCCTGGTGGGTGCACGTGTgtaattaattagcaaaaaaagAGATATCACAAAAAATATTCACTAATATATATGTAAATAAAAAGAAATCCTGATTATAAGAATGAGTCAATAAAAGAAAATTTCGATCAGGTCCACATGCAACCTTGGCTACAGTTAGTACTTACATTCAAGGTTGCTGATATGAGAAGTTACAAAATCATAACAAACTAGCTAAGTAAATAATCTGAGTACAACATAAGTCAATTACAATCACCTATTTGCATTTTTTTtggcataatcataaattctcctccgaTTCGAAGAGAGTATAGTTTTCTTCTCTTTAACCAATTGAGACAACCCCTTTGCGGGCCTGTATTTGCATCTTCATTAACTAGCCTTATATTCAGCAACTCCAGAATGAACTTCAGTGTCTCGATCAACGGCCAATGTGCATCTGCGGCTGTTCTTGGTTCCCGGAATATAAGTGCATGGATTCTTGCCAGACGATTTCACCGGCCCCCGAGGAAGAGATTGAATAACAATCTTATCATATTTCTCCAGGGGCCTCAGTGCCTGAACTTCAACAACACCAGCCAATACAATAACCAGTACCAGTACCACCATCATCTTAATTACCTGCAATTTTTTCGACATCTGGAGGATTGAAGTGTTCTAACAAATCTCGTGATGAGCGTAAATCGAACTCGAAACTTGATACGACAACTGATATGAACTGCTGTgatctttctttctttctttcaataacaaGGCTTATATCATATACAAATAAGTATCCGTTCTAGCAAATCTCGTGACTGGCCTGAATCGAACGCAGAACTTGGTACGACAAACGGTACGAACCGCACAGAGATCTTTGAAATGTGTATGGACAGAAGTGTTGGAGGATGCAGAAATCAAGGTAGGGTTAGGGTGCATATATATATAGTTTTGAGTTGAGTATGGTGAGAAGTTGACTAGGAAGCCGCGGTTAGAAGTTTGACAAAGAAAGGTTTAAGAATCAAGACTACACGGAACctttgaatttttattattttaattttgtgtaATACCGAGTCTAGGTAGCCACTATTTCACTATGATTTGTATTCTGCAAATGCATTTTTATAAATGTACGTAACTTTGTTTAATTAGCAGAATATTACACGAGTATTGTTGGTTTGGTAATGTGTTTATCATTTTGTGTAGCTGTGTTGACTTCAAACTTTCACTAATAATTATTGATAGATATTACACGTAATATTGTTATATAATTTGTAAAATTGTGTCTTGACATATAATAAAGGTTTATCTCTTCTTGGACATAAAATAAGAGTCGAGTTCTATCAAAACTATTATTTTATCGGAGATCTCGAAGACAATCCTTCGatcaaaacactataaaatatattattttgtaaaGTATGTTATTCAAATATCGgtaattcattaaaattgttaaagattcttaatttgataagtaaaatgtgtatgttctgcaagcTGAACAAATACCCTGCAAACTAGACATGTTTCgcagaataaaatattttgtaaggTTCGacctgcaatatatatatatatatatgtatatgtatatgtatatgattttcaagattttaaaaaaaatattgacTTTACAGAACATAATTTACAAAATAATAAGTTTTACAACATTTTTATGTAaaattttacttgcagaacatagGTGGTCTCCAAGGTTTTAACAAAAATATGATCTTCATAGAAATGAACTCCATCAAATAAAGGTTTATCTCCCGGATTTATTAAAACATTTACTTATTTATTTGTGAGACTGTAAGTCTAATTATTGAGCATACATGGGTTGGTTAAAAAGAGGATAACTATCCTCTTAGTCACATGGTCGAATCCAACGGGAGGCGAATTTATGATTATGGCTCCTGAGTCAGAGTCTATCGCTTAAATACGGTTTATCTTgattcacgtggtttgcaggctattgtgtgagcccgtagggtttatgGAGTGCGCACCCGAAGGGCAGCGGCTGCGTATTATCTATTGTTATGCTTATATTACATCttcaataattaataatataaatttatccTATTATATTAAATACATTTTCTAAATAGCATTAAGATCATAAATACTATAATAGAAATTTTAATGTCAAATTCTACTCaacataaaaaattaaaaagCACATAATATATGAAGTTTCTAAGAAAATTCAATATGAACTAATTCTAATTCTCACCCAATACTCTAGCTACATAAGTATGGTTTAATTTAATCACAAAAGAAAGTGTCTACGAGTTTgcataaacaaataaaaaaatacataaaGTTTCAAATAACACTTGTGTAGTAGTAGAAGAAAAAGTCAGCTTAGTAGATGTGGCTATGTGGTGACATTTTCTTCCCCATTTGGTTTTATTCTAGGAAATTTCAAAGCAATATATGTTCATTTTGATCCCATAATTAATAAACATTAAATAATGCAAAATATTACTCCCTCTGTCTTTTTcatttctttacactttcctttttttgATGTCTTATtcatttctttacatttcaaaacttactaAAAATAGTCAATAGGTTCCCTTATTTCCCcactttttcttccttttcacactacttttactccactatctgtcttttatacattaaaaatcaacGGATCACGCCATTTCATacacttttctttctctttttcactattttatacatatttcttaatcTCTGTGTCCAATCCTTTTGATAACAAATCAAAAGGACGGAGGGAATACTAGAAATATAAAAATTATGATTCTAATATATCCCCTCATCCCTATTTTCATAGCCTTCCCATCCATTTAACAATTTTGATCCaaaatatcatatatatatatatatatatatatatatttcttgtAATTTATCATGCTCGATTCAATGCCCTATGCAACACCTGAAAATACGCATCAGgcgtattttaaaaaaaaatagagaTGCATAAGACGATTTGCACTTTTGGAAGGCCAAATATCTTGATAATGGGATTTTTTGATTATTGTCTTCCCTAATTACTTATCcaattttgatttttgatgagttTTGACTTTTAGTGATCAAATTTCATTGAAATTTgtatattatataattaaaaatatttttaacaattATATCATTATTAAATACTACATTTAAATCATTTGACattgtaatttttaattttttttaaaataatatactTATAAATTCTAGTTCtgattaaaaattgataaatttagCGGTGAAAAATCCAGGACAACTAAAAATAGGAGGGGGGTATTTTTGACTCAAGCAGCACGTCTTTTTAAGTTCAAACTTTTGTCTATCGTAAAATCACACAAGATCAATAAGTCAAAGTCAGAAATCATGTGAGTAATTATTAGAATAATTATAGGGTGTTATGTTAATAGCAAGTTCAGATTTACTCGGTTGGCGCCGTGGCACTCAAAATATCGCATTTCTGTGAAATTGTGTTAAATTCTCTGTCTCGTTCGGTTCTTTACGAATAAAATAGGCACGGAAATTAAGAATAAATGTAATTTAGTATGAAAAAAATAAGATAAGTAGATAAGCAATCATTATTTAACATAAAAAGTGGATGTAGTGGAATAAAATGATGGTtgtagttaatttttatattataaaattttactaCTTCTGATAAATTTTCATAGGGGGCCGTCTACAACAAACGTTTGTTGTAGACCGGTATACAACAAACACTCTTTCCACTGTTGGATGGCGGATCTAACGGGTGGAAATTAAATCTGCATAAGAGACCGCGGAAAATCAGCCACACAGCCGCAGCAATATatacagcagcagcaacaacTCCAACAGAAGCAGAACACTCACAACAATCAGCAAAATATTCACATATTTTCTTAGTGTAGATCTGATTTTATGTATGTAATTcaaatttttaggattaattaaTGTATTAATCCTTGTAAtgaattttcatataaaatatagtatgattaaattcgaatttttaaaatgttttggaaaatatttagttttaatttaaattagtGTTGATTTCGATTagtttaatttaaatcattttttagGATTAATTTAATAGATTTTTAGGATAAATTAGTGTTGATTTCAATTAGTTTAATTCGTTTTTTAggatttatttaattttaaatttaatttcgatttatttaattcattttttaggatatatttaatgaaaatttaaattcgaattatatTTAGGATAAATTACTGGTTAAAATCGAATTTAATTAGTGAATTAACTTGGTGGATAAATTTGGTAAAATCGAATTTGCATAATTTGGTAAAATCgaaatatttttgaattaatttagttaatttcGAATTTAATGAAAAAATAGTGTGAAATTCGAATTTAATGAAAAAATTGTGTGAAATTTGAACTGAATTAGtgttaatttcgaattatttagtgTAAAAATAGAATTTATTGATAAAATTAGGTTAAATTCTAATTATATTAAGAAtttataatttatgaaattagggttaatTTAGGTGATTATATATGTGGTAATTGTTTAATTGTGTATGTGGTGTTTTTATTGTGGTGATTGATGAATTATGTTGACAATATTTTCAGGTATGGATAATTTTGGTGATTTCGGGAATATGTTGTCGGGTCCAAACGCGCATAATGTTATTTGGGATAATTGGTATCATGTTAGTGAGGATGTTTGGGATGGTGCAGGGAGAGATGAGTTGCAGAGTTATTCGGGGAACAAGTCATTGCACTTGTGGAAGTTAAGGAGACCACAGCGGGAATTGCTACACATGCTTGGGTTTGGGATTTTTGCAGACCCTGCTGTTGTCTTGGCTACTGACACTCGGTTGATATCTGCTTTGGTAGAGCGTTGGAAACCTGAGACCAACAATTTCTTCACGAGGCAGGGGAAGATGACTGTTACACTGGAGGATGTAGGGTTTATTCTAGGGTTGCCAGTTCAGGGGGATGCACTGACTTGTGGGGTGATAGAGAACAAGGCTGCGTATTTTGCTAATAACTGGTTTGAGCCTTTGACCGTGGAGGAGGTGAAGGAGGCTTTGTATCGGAATAACATCAAGCTAGGGTGGTTGTTTGAGAGATATGGTGCACAGAAGCCTGAGAAGAACAATATGAGGGCCATGGTTGTACATACCAAGGCGTATCTGCTATTCCTTATGGGTTGTATCCTCTTCCCCAGCATCAACCGGTCTTTTATTCATGTTCGGTATATGCACCCATTGATTAATGTGCGGGAGATTCCTTATTATGCTTGGGGTGTAGCTGTGTTAGCTCATATATACCGGCGTTTGGAGATTGTTGCAAGGAAGGGCAGCAAGAGCATTGCTTGTTGTGTCTGGGTGTTACAAGTTTGGTCTTACGAGAGATTTCCTCGTATTGGCGTGCCTTTACGATCTCCCGGTCAGGAGGATTATCCGGTTGCTGAGGGATGGGCCTATTCTAGTGATACTCATGTCGGGGTTTCGAAGAAGCGCAGGATGTCAGGTCATCACCACAACTTATCGTTCTATAGGGGTGAGTTTGATGGTGTTGCTGGTGATGAGGTGGTCTGGAGGCCGTATGTTAGGTTCGAGGATGTTATGGACAGTGAGATGATACAGGCACAGTTAGCTGGGTGCGGTCGAGTTCCCCTTATATGTTATGACGTGGTCGAGTGGCAGCATCCGGACAGGGTGTCGAGACAGTTTGGTTCTAGTCCCTAGATTTCACGGGCCCCGGTGAACATGGTCGGTTATAGGGGGCTAAGGATGCCACGTTTGCAGGGGAGGATTGGCTGGTGCGGTGGTTTATTGATATTGGCAAATGGGTCAGGTTCTGTTCAGATTTGGATAGACTTGTTGATGACTCGGTAGACATAGCTTCGGAGGCTGATTACATGGCGTGGTATGCTGATATATCTAGTATGCGCATAGGGAAGCCCGATCCACAACCTCAGCAGCAGTACAAGACGAGGGAGTTGTATGATAGCCTCGAGGGATATGAAGTTGTAAGTGTTTTATAAATATGCATATTTCACATTACACCACCACACACTACAAAATTTGCATTCACACGTATTTAATCTTGATGATATGATATCTTTGTGGAATTATGAAAAAATGTTTGCTTGTTTTTGTTTGCAGATGGTTGCCGGGATTAATATGTTCAAGCAGCTGGATGCTAGGGTTCCTCCTGAGTTTGTGGAGGAGTTTGGGAGGATTTCTGGTACCTTCCTCACACCACTCTCTCGGTTGATGAAGAAGATCAAAGGACCCGCCTACAGACCTCCCACATTTCAGAACATAAAATCAGATTTCATTGCACCTTTGGCTGACGACTTTGACATTCCAGCCATTCCTTCCCAGGATGTCGTTGACATGACACAGCCATCCCAGCATATGTCTCAGCCACCCCAGGCTATTGCCTCATCTAGTAGGCCCGCGAAGCTTGCATCCCGCAGGATGAAAGAGGACAAGTGGAGTATCACTAAGAGTCTCAGCATGACAAAGAAGAATGCTATATATTCAGATTGGGGATGGGGCTTTGGGATGGCGCCGAGGATTCCCGGTGGTCTTAGTGTTCAGGACTATCACGTCCATGCATCAACTATGCAGACTCTGGCTCCAGGAACATGGGTTGATGACAGGATCATATACACTTATATGGTATTGTTCGTTACTCATTGCTAATACATTTTAGTTATCTAATACATTTTAGTTGTTGCATTCATTTTACATGTTGCATTCATTTTACTTGTTGCATTCATATATATTTTCAGGGATTGCTAAGGAGTCGGGAGGAGGAGATTCACACTGGAGGTATATGGGAGAGGAAACCCGTCTATTATTTCATGAATCCCTACTTCATGGTTCTTCACCAGCTCATCGGTCTTTTCGAACAAAGTATTTTGAAGACTCAACTAATTCATCTTGAAATCTTCTAAACATTTCCTTAGTGTAGATACAAGAAGCATGATACTCCAATGTGGTATGCAATTTCATGGGACGTTTTAGATTAATGGTGACATAATCTTCTTCCTTCTCCCTCATGAATTGCCTTGCCAATACTTTTTGGGCATTTTCAATGAATTCCTTCAAACCCGTTGTCGAACTCACATACTTATCAAAGAAAGAATTCATTCCCTCACTCCTCGATGTACTATTTTGA from Apium graveolens cultivar Ventura chromosome 5, ASM990537v1, whole genome shotgun sequence includes the following:
- the LOC141723337 gene encoding uncharacterized protein LOC141723337, which encodes MSKKLQVIKMMVVLVLVIVLAGVVEVQALRPLEKYDKIVIQSLPRGPVKSSGKNPCTYIPGTKNSRRCTLAVDRDTEVHSGVAEYKAS